Proteins co-encoded in one Paraburkholderia terrae genomic window:
- a CDS encoding NADP(H)-dependent aldo-keto reductase, producing MEYRRLGDTDVKVSLIGLGTMTWGEQNTERDAHQQIDYALDQGVTLIDAAEMYPVPPRPETQGLTERYIGTWMAQHRSMRDKIVLATKIAGPARQPHNPRHIRGEGNQYDRKNLTEALNDSLKRLQTDYVDLYQLHWPDRSTMTFGRPAYPWIDDAYTVPIEETLSVLADFVKEGKVRHIGVSNETPWGVAQFLRASEKLGLPRIVSIQNPYSLLNRTFEAGLSEFSHREHVGLLAYSPLAFGWLSGKYEGGARPAGARITLFERFQRYSKPQAVQATTRYVELAKRHGLSPAQFALAFVNSRPFLTSNLIGATSLDQLKENIASANVKLSPEALAEIDALHELQPNPAP from the coding sequence ATGGAATACCGCAGACTCGGCGATACGGATGTGAAGGTCAGCCTGATCGGTCTCGGCACGATGACGTGGGGCGAGCAGAACACGGAGCGCGACGCGCACCAACAGATCGATTACGCGCTCGACCAGGGCGTCACGCTGATCGATGCCGCCGAGATGTACCCGGTGCCGCCGCGCCCGGAGACGCAGGGCTTGACGGAACGCTACATCGGCACATGGATGGCGCAGCATCGCAGTATGCGCGACAAGATCGTACTCGCGACGAAGATCGCGGGTCCCGCGCGTCAGCCGCACAACCCGCGTCACATTCGCGGCGAGGGCAACCAGTACGACCGCAAGAATCTCACCGAGGCGCTGAACGACAGTCTCAAGCGTCTGCAAACTGACTACGTCGATCTGTACCAGTTGCACTGGCCCGATCGCAGCACGATGACGTTCGGCCGCCCGGCGTATCCGTGGATCGACGATGCGTACACGGTGCCCATCGAAGAGACGCTCAGCGTGCTCGCGGATTTCGTGAAGGAAGGGAAGGTGCGTCATATCGGCGTGTCGAACGAAACGCCTTGGGGCGTCGCGCAATTTCTGCGCGCGTCGGAGAAGCTCGGCTTGCCGCGCATCGTATCGATCCAGAATCCGTATAGCCTGCTGAACCGCACATTCGAAGCGGGGCTGTCCGAGTTCTCACATCGCGAGCATGTCGGGCTGCTCGCGTATTCGCCGCTCGCGTTCGGCTGGCTGTCGGGCAAGTACGAAGGCGGCGCGCGTCCGGCGGGCGCGCGCATCACGCTGTTCGAGCGCTTCCAGCGCTACAGCAAGCCGCAAGCCGTGCAGGCGACGACGCGTTACGTCGAGCTGGCGAAGCGCCACGGCCTGTCGCCCGCGCAGTTCGCGCTCGCGTTCGTCAACAGCCGGCCGTTCCTGACGAGCAATCTGATCGGCGCGACGTCGCTCGATCAGCTGAAAGAGAACATCGCGAGCGCCAATGTGAAGCTGTCGCCGGAAGCGCTTGCGGAAATCGACGCGCTGCACGAACTGCAGCCGAACCCCGCGCCCTGA